The Sulfurospirillum halorespirans DSM 13726 genome has a window encoding:
- the prpC gene encoding bifunctional 2-methylcitrate synthase/citrate synthase: protein MEAKEKKKTGGLAGVVAGRSAICTVGTGHGLNYRGYDIYDLAKNATFEEVSYLLTKGALPTQSELEIYKKELIQARALPDALKVVLRTLPKNAHPMDIMRTGCSTLGCLEPEADNFSDQGAKITRLMGIFPSILLYWHHYHVNGKEIDTNSSQDTIGGYFLEKLHNKQPSELWIKAMHVSLILYAEHEFNASTFVARIGASTLSDIYSAITAAIGVLRGPLHGGANEAAMELISEYKSVHEATRGIYEKLENKAKIMGFGHRVYVSNDPRNIVIKEWSRKLADDVGNSTIFPISEIIEKIMWDEKKLFPNLDFYSASTYHFMGIPTAYFTPIFVMSRTAGWAAHVVEQRGDNKLIRPNSEYIGPENRAYVDIKNR, encoded by the coding sequence ATGGAAGCAAAAGAGAAGAAAAAAACAGGTGGACTCGCAGGTGTTGTTGCAGGTCGTTCTGCTATTTGTACCGTAGGAACGGGGCATGGTCTGAATTATCGAGGCTATGACATCTACGATCTGGCAAAAAATGCAACCTTTGAAGAAGTCTCCTACCTTTTAACCAAAGGCGCTCTACCCACACAAAGTGAGCTTGAAATTTACAAAAAAGAGCTCATTCAAGCGCGTGCATTACCCGATGCACTCAAAGTGGTGCTTCGCACACTGCCTAAAAATGCTCATCCGATGGACATTATGCGTACGGGCTGTTCGACACTGGGGTGTTTAGAGCCAGAAGCCGATAATTTTAGCGATCAAGGTGCGAAGATTACCCGTTTGATGGGCATTTTTCCTTCCATCTTACTCTACTGGCACCACTACCATGTGAATGGCAAAGAGATCGATACGAACAGTTCACAAGATACCATCGGTGGTTATTTTCTGGAAAAACTCCACAACAAACAACCCAGCGAACTGTGGATCAAAGCGATGCACGTCTCGTTGATTCTCTACGCGGAGCATGAATTTAACGCCTCTACATTTGTAGCACGCATTGGAGCTTCTACGCTTTCTGATATTTACTCAGCGATCACTGCGGCGATTGGCGTGCTTCGAGGACCTTTGCACGGAGGGGCGAATGAAGCAGCGATGGAGCTCATTTCAGAATATAAATCGGTACATGAAGCAACGCGTGGTATTTATGAAAAGTTAGAGAATAAAGCCAAAATCATGGGTTTTGGACACCGTGTCTATGTGAGTAATGACCCACGTAACATTGTCATCAAAGAGTGGTCACGCAAACTCGCAGACGATGTGGGCAATAGCACGATCTTCCCTATTTCTGAAATCATTGAAAAAATCATGTGGGATGAGAAAAAACTCTTTCCAAATCTTGATTTCTACAGCGCTTCAACGTACCATTTCATGGGCATTCCAACAGCTTACTTTACGCCGATATTTGTTATGAGCCGAACAGCGGGTTGGGCAGCGCACGTGGTCGAACAACGAGGCGACAACAAACTCATTCGCCCCAATTCAGAGTACATAGGACCAGAGAATAGAGCCTATGTTGACATCAAAAACCGATAA
- the prpD gene encoding 2-methylcitrate dehydratase, whose protein sequence is MSTDMGILDTKRPEFDPLLTDIARYASEFSIKSDDAYETARYCLMDTLGCGLLALKFPQCTKLLGPVVPGASMPHLGAKVPGTSYQLDPERAAFNVGAMVRWLDFNDTWLAAEWGHPSDNLGAIWAVGDYISRRNISEGKAPLKVKDILTAMIKAHEIQGILALENCFNKEGMDHVLLVRVASTAVAAAMLGGTFEEIRNAVSHAWVDGGALRCYRHAPNTGSRKSWAAGDASSRGVNLALKALAGEMGYPSALSAKFWGYEDVKMGGKKLTIPQPFGSYVMEQVLFKISFPAEFHAQTAVECAVKLHNEVKDKLDAIEKIVITTQESGHRIINKVGPLANPADRDHCIQYMVAIPLIHGNLIAEHYEDLYANDPRVDKLRDKMEVVVDARYTKEYLEADKRSIANAVQIFYKNGSKSEKVEVEYPIGHKRRRKDGIPLLISKFKHNLAGRLSPKQCATIEKACENQASLEAMNFNEFSDLFAL, encoded by the coding sequence ATGAGTACAGATATGGGTATTTTAGATACCAAGCGACCCGAGTTTGACCCCCTTTTAACCGACATTGCACGTTACGCTTCAGAATTTAGCATCAAAAGCGATGATGCCTATGAGACAGCGCGTTACTGTTTAATGGATACGCTAGGATGTGGACTTTTAGCCCTGAAATTTCCACAATGTACCAAACTTTTAGGACCCGTCGTTCCAGGCGCTTCGATGCCACATTTGGGTGCAAAAGTACCAGGAACTTCCTACCAACTTGACCCAGAACGTGCTGCGTTTAACGTGGGTGCGATGGTTCGATGGCTTGATTTTAATGACACATGGTTAGCGGCGGAATGGGGACATCCGAGTGATAATCTAGGCGCTATTTGGGCAGTGGGCGATTACATCAGCCGTCGCAATATCAGCGAGGGAAAAGCGCCTCTTAAAGTCAAAGACATTTTAACCGCGATGATCAAAGCGCATGAAATTCAAGGTATTTTAGCGCTTGAAAACTGCTTCAACAAAGAGGGAATGGATCACGTGCTTTTAGTCCGTGTGGCATCCACGGCGGTTGCTGCTGCAATGCTGGGAGGCACATTTGAAGAGATCAGAAATGCCGTTTCACATGCATGGGTTGATGGTGGGGCGCTTCGTTGTTACCGCCATGCGCCTAATACGGGCTCTCGTAAATCATGGGCAGCAGGCGATGCGAGCAGTCGAGGGGTGAATTTAGCGCTTAAAGCACTTGCAGGTGAAATGGGTTACCCCTCAGCGCTCAGTGCAAAATTCTGGGGGTATGAAGATGTCAAGATGGGCGGTAAGAAACTCACCATTCCACAACCTTTTGGAAGCTATGTGATGGAGCAAGTGCTGTTTAAAATCAGCTTCCCAGCCGAATTTCATGCCCAAACCGCTGTTGAGTGTGCCGTAAAACTTCACAATGAAGTCAAAGATAAGCTTGATGCAATTGAAAAAATCGTCATTACGACACAAGAGTCAGGTCACCGCATCATCAATAAAGTAGGTCCTCTTGCCAACCCAGCCGATCGTGACCACTGCATTCAGTACATGGTGGCGATTCCGCTGATTCATGGCAATTTGATCGCAGAACACTACGAAGATCTGTATGCCAACGATCCTCGTGTCGATAAACTTCGTGATAAAATGGAAGTCGTTGTCGATGCGCGTTACACCAAAGAGTACCTTGAAGCCGACAAACGCTCCATCGCCAATGCCGTACAAATCTTTTACAAAAATGGTAGCAAAAGCGAGAAAGTCGAAGTCGAATACCCAATAGGACATAAGAGGAGACGAAAAGATGGAATCCCACTTTTAATCTCAAAATTCAAACACAACCTAGCAGGCAGACTTAGCCCAAAACAGTGTGCAACTATAGAAAAAGCGTGTGAAAATCAAGCAAGCCTTGAAGCGATGAATTTCAACGAATTTAGCGACCTCTTTGCCCTATAA
- a CDS encoding zinc ribbon domain-containing protein YjdM — protein MMQLPACPKCNCEYTYEDGEMIICPECAHEWSKDATTNEESAASIKDAHGAILSDGDTVVLIKDLKLKGSSAVIKGGTKVKNIRLNYESDHNLDCKVDGIGAMGLKSEFVKKA, from the coding sequence ATCATGCAATTACCTGCTTGTCCAAAATGTAACTGTGAATATACCTACGAAGATGGCGAGATGATTATCTGCCCTGAATGTGCTCATGAGTGGTCTAAAGATGCTACGACAAACGAAGAGTCTGCGGCAAGCATCAAAGATGCGCATGGCGCAATTTTAAGCGATGGTGACACGGTTGTGCTGATTAAAGATTTGAAACTCAAAGGCTCCTCTGCGGTCATCAAAGGTGGAACCAAAGTGAAAAATATCCGTTTAAATTACGAGAGCGACCATAATTTGGACTGTAAAGTCGATGGCATTGGCGCGATGGGGCTTAAATCGGAGTTTGTCAAAAAAGCTTAA